The genomic region AGGCAGGTCATCCATATGAGGGAGGACGAAATCCTCCCTTGGCCTGTATTGATCGCTTTACTTAGGTATCGCGCCTTCTACATTCTCCACGAACCAGTTCATGCTCCAGAGCATGTCATGGTCTTCCTTCTGGCCTTCAGGGATCTTGACTGCCCCGGACTGATCCTTGATCGGGCCAGTGAAAGGCTCGAATTCTATTGTGTCTGCGCTCATCTGGGAAAGCCGCTTTTCCACCAGGTCGTAAACGCTGACTGTGCCGAGTGTGGCGACTTCCCTGGTGATCCCCTTGAGTAGATCCACGAATTTCGGGTTGATGCGGTTCTGATAATCCCCGCCCAATATGGCAGCCTTTTCCCTGAGCAGCCACCAGTAATCGCTGTTGTCCCATTTATTGTCATGGATTTTGTTCAGGATCGTTTCATACATCACGCCCCAGTCCACGAGCTGGCCGGATACCACTGAGTCCGGACCGAATTTCTGCATCGGGCTGTAATGGCTGAAGGTATAAACCGGTTTACCTGCCTTGGTATGCTCTTCCCCCACCTGGATCACTGCAGGAGAATCCTCGGTGAAGGACAAGGCGTCGCAGCCTTCTGCAACCAGCGCTTCAGCGGCTTCCTTGGCTTTGGCAGGATCATACCAGGAAAACAGCCATTTCACCTGCACTTTTGCCTTGGGATTGGCGTCGCGGACTCCCAGCGCAAAGGCATTGATATGGCGGATGACTTCAGGGATCGGCTGGGCTCCGATATAGCCTGCTTTGCCTGTTTTTGTGAGCGCTCCTGCCATCAGGCCGCAAAGATAATAAGGCTGATAGAGTTCTGCGAAATAGGTGCCCAGATTCTTGTCGCGCTTATAGCCTGAGCAGTGCATGAAGATCTTGTCAGGATAGCGTTTGGCTGCATCTGCGGTGGCATCCTGGTAACCGAAACTGGTGGTAAAGACCACATCGCATTTCTCTTCCCTTACCAGTCTGTCGATCACGCGGGACGAGTCTGCTTCAGGCACTGATTCCACGATCATGGACTGAAGCCAGGGGAATTTTTTCATCACATACTGCCGGCCCATTTCATGGGCATTGGACCAGCCATAGTCTCCCACAGGCCCCACATAGATGAAGCCGGCCTTGATTTTCTTTACATTGTCTGGAGTGGCTTTGAGATCCGAAATTGCGCCGGTAACCATGTTTTCCTGTGTTTTCGTTGCTTCCGGCGCTCCCCAGGCTGTGAAATAGAATCCCAGGAACAGTGTCAGCAGGATGGTGTTGAAGTCTCTCATGTTCGCTCCTTTTAAAAAGTTAATTCTTCGTATTTTTTAGTAAAATATTCCCTGAAACAGTCTTCATTTTTACAGTGCCGCTGCCGTCGCCGAAGCTGCCTGTCAGCTCTTTCAGATCCTTCTTTTCGTCGGTCAGCTCGAACCCGCAGGTAATCTCGCCAGACATGGAGGAAAGATCAGCCTTGAATCCTGCAGGATTGGAAAAAGCCAGCTTCAGACTGCCTGAGACTGCCTCACAGGATATTTCGACCGAGCCGCCGGTCAGGGTCAGGTCAGCGTCGCCGGAAACTGTCTTCAGCCCCAGTTTCCCTTTGAATTGAGAAATACCAATCTGTCCGCTGGTAGTGGTCAAACTGGACTCATCAGAGAGCAGTTCGTCGAATCTCAGTCTGCCTGAAATCGAACTGCTGTTCGTTGTAACCGCCGAAATTCTAGTAAAAAGCAGATCACCGCTGTTAGTGCTGAACCTGGCGTTCTCAGCCACGATCAGTCCGAGATTCATTCCACCGGAAACAGTGGTCATAGACAGATTCCTGGCTGCGATTCTCGGGCATTCGATGTTGCCGGAAACAGTATCTGCCGTAATTTTAGCGAATGACCGGTCAGGCAGATAAATTTCCAGTCTGGAATCAAAATTGATGCTGAAAAATGAAACTTCAGTATTTCCGGGATATTTCAACCTGATCTGGACCTTGTTTCCCGCCTTCTCCAGTTCCAGGCTGGGCGCTTTCCCAGCTGGAATGCTGATGCCGCTCTTTCCGCTGAATACAGCCCTGATCTCAGAAGTTTCTACCGGAATGATTATCAGGTTGGATGAGACGGTTGTAATTGTCAGTTCATCTACTCCTTCGGCTGCAGTTGACTGTTCCTGGTTTAATTCTCCCGGGGTTCCGGAAGAACCAGGAGCTTCAACACCTGAGTTGCCGGACGAATTACTATTTGAAGACGAAGCGATGAATCCGATAGCCAGGGCAATGATCAGAATTGCGAGTA from Candidatus Wallbacteria bacterium harbors:
- a CDS encoding BMP family ABC transporter substrate-binding protein — translated: MRDFNTILLTLFLGFYFTAWGAPEATKTQENMVTGAISDLKATPDNVKKIKAGFIYVGPVGDYGWSNAHEMGRQYVMKKFPWLQSMIVESVPEADSSRVIDRLVREEKCDVVFTTSFGYQDATADAAKRYPDKIFMHCSGYKRDKNLGTYFAELYQPYYLCGLMAGALTKTGKAGYIGAQPIPEVIRHINAFALGVRDANPKAKVQVKWLFSWYDPAKAKEAAEALVAEGCDALSFTEDSPAVIQVGEEHTKAGKPVYTFSHYSPMQKFGPDSVVSGQLVDWGVMYETILNKIHDNKWDNSDYWWLLREKAAILGGDYQNRINPKFVDLLKGITREVATLGTVSVYDLVEKRLSQMSADTIEFEPFTGPIKDQSGAVKIPEGQKEDHDMLWSMNWFVENVEGAIPK
- a CDS encoding DUF4097 family beta strand repeat-containing protein — encoded protein: MKKVMLILAILIIALAIGFIASSSNSNSSGNSGVEAPGSSGTPGELNQEQSTAAEGVDELTITTVSSNLIIIPVETSEIRAVFSGKSGISIPAGKAPSLELEKAGNKVQIRLKYPGNTEVSFFSINFDSRLEIYLPDRSFAKITADTVSGNIECPRIAARNLSMTTVSGGMNLGLIVAENARFSTNSGDLLFTRISAVTTNSSSISGRLRFDELLSDESSLTTTSGQIGISQFKGKLGLKTVSGDADLTLTGGSVEISCEAVSGSLKLAFSNPAGFKADLSSMSGEITCGFELTDEKKDLKELTGSFGDGSGTVKMKTVSGNILLKNTKN